One segment of Streptomyces sp. YIM 121038 DNA contains the following:
- a CDS encoding ABC transporter ATP-binding protein: MTEHVIDVTDLRRTYAGGFEAVRGISFAVGQGELFALLGTNGAGKTSTVELLEGLTEPAAGQIRVLGHDPYRDRAAVRPRIGVMLQEGGFPSELTVTETARMWAGCTSGARPVAEALEAVGLGRRGDTRVKQLSGGEKRRLDLAMALMGDPEVLFLDEPTTGLDAEGRRETWELVRALRNNGTTVLLTTHYLEEAEQLADRLAIMHEGRIAASGSVADVVATQPSQISFDLPDGYFPGDLPPLADLGVSDHELLGRTVRLRTGTLQRSATELLVWAQRAGVELRGLDIRAASLEEAFLRIARDATAADTTAGTKNTEAAA, encoded by the coding sequence ATGACAGAGCACGTGATCGACGTCACCGACCTGCGGCGGACCTACGCGGGCGGCTTCGAAGCGGTCCGGGGGATCTCGTTCGCCGTGGGACAGGGCGAACTGTTCGCCCTCCTGGGGACGAACGGCGCGGGCAAGACCTCCACCGTCGAACTCCTGGAAGGCCTCACCGAACCGGCCGCGGGCCAGATCCGCGTCCTCGGGCACGATCCCTACCGCGACCGGGCCGCGGTGCGCCCGCGCATCGGCGTGATGCTCCAGGAGGGCGGCTTCCCCTCCGAACTGACCGTCACCGAGACCGCGCGCATGTGGGCCGGGTGCACCAGCGGGGCCCGGCCCGTCGCCGAGGCCCTGGAGGCCGTCGGGCTCGGCAGGCGCGGCGACACCCGCGTGAAGCAGCTCTCCGGCGGCGAGAAGCGCCGGCTCGACCTCGCGATGGCGCTCATGGGCGACCCCGAGGTCCTGTTCCTCGACGAGCCGACCACCGGCCTCGACGCCGAAGGCCGCCGCGAGACCTGGGAGTTGGTGCGCGCCCTGCGGAACAACGGCACCACGGTGCTGCTCACCACGCACTACCTGGAGGAGGCCGAGCAGCTCGCCGACCGCCTCGCGATCATGCACGAGGGCCGCATCGCCGCCTCCGGAAGCGTCGCCGACGTCGTCGCCACCCAGCCCTCACAGATCTCCTTCGACCTGCCCGACGGCTACTTCCCCGGCGACCTGCCGCCGCTCGCCGACCTCGGCGTGAGCGACCACGAACTGCTGGGCCGCACGGTGCGGCTGCGCACCGGCACGCTCCAGCGCTCCGCGACCGAACTGCTCGTCTGGGCCCAGCGGGCGGGCGTCGAACTGCGCGGGCTCGACATCCGCGCCGCCTCCCTCGAAGAGGCCTTCCTGCGGATCGCCCGGGACGCCACGGCCGCCGACACCACGGCCGGGACCAAGAACACGGAGGCAGCGGCATGA
- a CDS encoding sensor histidine kinase gives MNVVGRMRFWQRGWHERTKIERVELQSVALWHAMPWLLCLSWGSLPLGLSLEPDLPARLLGWTMIVTAAVQCVHVNRSLRRALDHYLGRAPYPARDLAVSRTLMVVMLVLALALQAVGGIQGGMISFALAFLVVPHFEALAFALPLRDFAGRFALVEATTVGGFAAIGMHDVRLFMIAVLVAFGAGVALLSTRCGAWTLSVMWEADRAREVEARLAVAEERLRFGRDLHDVMGRNLAVIALKSELAAQLARRGRPEAVDQMVEVQRIAQQSQREIREVVRGYREVELGVELAGAQGVLEAAGIPCRVTGEPAGLPAAVQSALGWVVREGTTNVLRHGDAQHCAITVSVAEGQTTLTIENDGVPEGRAATGGTGLPGLRERLAAVGGTLEHCADGGLFRLTARVPVSPGTGPADETGDTLLAGAPGARAS, from the coding sequence ATGAACGTGGTCGGCCGGATGCGGTTCTGGCAGCGCGGCTGGCACGAGCGCACCAAGATCGAACGGGTGGAGCTGCAGTCCGTGGCGCTCTGGCACGCCATGCCCTGGCTGCTCTGTCTGAGCTGGGGCTCGCTGCCGCTCGGCCTGAGCCTGGAGCCGGACCTCCCGGCGCGGCTGCTCGGCTGGACGATGATCGTGACCGCCGCCGTCCAGTGCGTCCACGTGAACCGCAGCCTGCGGCGGGCGCTCGACCACTACTTGGGGCGCGCCCCGTACCCCGCGCGCGACCTCGCGGTGTCCCGCACGCTGATGGTGGTCATGCTCGTGCTCGCCCTCGCCCTCCAGGCCGTGGGCGGCATCCAGGGCGGCATGATCAGCTTCGCCCTCGCCTTCCTCGTCGTACCGCACTTCGAGGCTCTCGCCTTCGCCCTGCCGCTACGGGACTTCGCCGGGCGCTTCGCGCTCGTCGAGGCGACGACGGTGGGCGGCTTCGCGGCGATAGGAATGCACGACGTGCGCCTGTTCATGATCGCCGTGCTCGTCGCCTTCGGCGCCGGTGTGGCCCTGCTCAGCACGCGCTGCGGGGCCTGGACGCTCTCGGTGATGTGGGAGGCCGACCGGGCCCGCGAGGTCGAGGCCCGGCTGGCCGTCGCCGAGGAGCGGCTGCGCTTCGGCCGCGACCTGCACGACGTGATGGGGCGCAACCTCGCCGTCATCGCCCTCAAGAGCGAGCTGGCCGCGCAGCTGGCCCGGCGCGGGCGGCCCGAGGCCGTGGACCAGATGGTCGAGGTGCAGCGGATCGCACAGCAGTCGCAGCGGGAGATCAGGGAAGTCGTGCGCGGCTACCGCGAGGTCGAGCTCGGCGTGGAACTCGCCGGGGCCCAGGGGGTCCTGGAGGCCGCCGGGATCCCCTGCCGGGTGACCGGGGAACCCGCGGGCCTGCCGGCCGCCGTGCAGTCGGCACTCGGCTGGGTGGTGCGCGAAGGCACCACGAACGTGCTGCGCCACGGCGACGCACAGCACTGCGCCATCACCGTGTCGGTCGCGGAAGGACAGACGACGTTGACCATCGAGAACGACGGGGTGCCCGAGGGCCGCGCGGCCACCGGCGGCACCGGACTCCCGGGCCTGCGCGAACGCCTCGCCGCCGTGGGCGGCACCCTGGAGCACTGTGCCGACGGCGGCCTGTTCCGGCTCACCGCGCGGGTGCCGGTGTCCCCCGGGACGGGCCCGGCCGACGAGACCGGGGACACGCTCCTGGCCGGGGCCCCGGGGGCGAGGGCCTCGTGA
- a CDS encoding ABC transporter permease, which produces MSTLTTTRPARQRTARTTSAGRMRALARAELTLLGRSKGTLFAALFVPLVLPFSVRQAAEGADLEGTGLSVGSVVLPGAIGFSLLFAVYSALVNVYAARREELVLKRLRTGEVRDAEILAGAALPSVAVGLVQSLLLTAGCLALLDVGAPEAPYYAVLGLLLGLVLWPLLAAVTASFSRSVESAQVAAMPLLLVSFIGSGAMVPLEVMPDGLADVCALLPLSPVIELIRGGWTGQLSFTEALGTLATAVAWIAIGVFAVRRWFRWEPRR; this is translated from the coding sequence ATGAGCACCCTGACCACGACGCGCCCCGCGCGGCAGCGCACCGCGCGCACCACCTCCGCCGGGCGCATGCGGGCCCTCGCGCGCGCCGAGCTGACCCTGCTCGGCCGCAGCAAGGGCACGCTGTTCGCGGCGCTCTTCGTGCCGCTCGTCCTGCCGTTCAGCGTGCGCCAGGCCGCCGAGGGGGCGGACCTGGAGGGCACCGGCCTGTCCGTCGGCTCGGTCGTCCTGCCCGGCGCGATCGGCTTCTCCCTGCTCTTCGCCGTCTACTCGGCGCTGGTGAACGTGTACGCGGCCCGGCGCGAGGAGCTCGTCCTCAAGCGGCTGCGCACCGGTGAGGTGCGGGACGCGGAGATCCTCGCGGGCGCCGCGCTCCCGTCCGTGGCCGTCGGCCTCGTCCAGTCGCTGCTCCTGACCGCGGGCTGTCTCGCGCTGCTCGACGTGGGCGCGCCCGAGGCGCCGTACTACGCCGTCCTGGGGCTGCTCCTCGGCCTCGTCCTGTGGCCCCTGCTCGCGGCCGTGACGGCGAGCTTCAGCCGGAGCGTGGAGAGCGCGCAGGTCGCGGCCATGCCCCTGCTGCTCGTGTCGTTCATCGGCTCCGGGGCGATGGTGCCGCTCGAAGTGATGCCGGACGGGCTCGCCGACGTCTGCGCGCTGCTTCCGCTCTCCCCCGTGATCGAGCTGATCCGCGGCGGCTGGACCGGGCAGCTGTCCTTCACCGAGGCGCTCGGCACCCTCGCGACCGCGGTGGCCTGGATCGCGATCGGCGTGTTTGCTGTACGCCGGTGGTTCCGCTGGGAACCGCGCCGCTGA
- the purQ gene encoding phosphoribosylformylglycinamidine synthase subunit PurQ: MTARIGVVTFPGTLDDRDTQRAVRVAGAEAVPLWHRDKDLKQVDAVVLPGGFSYGDYLRAGAISRFSPVMESVIDQARAGMPVLGICNGFQVLTETHLLPGAMLRNNHLHFICRDQKLRVESALTAWTADYEAGQEISIPLKNIDGRYVADERTLDMLEAEGRVAFRYLDVNPNGSLRDIAGITNEAGNVVGLMPHPEHAVEPLIGTGRTDGLGFFTSILKKLVDAR; the protein is encoded by the coding sequence GTGACTGCCCGAATCGGAGTCGTCACATTCCCGGGAACCCTGGACGACCGTGACACGCAGCGCGCCGTGCGCGTGGCGGGCGCGGAGGCGGTGCCGCTGTGGCACCGCGACAAGGACCTCAAGCAGGTCGACGCCGTGGTGCTGCCCGGCGGTTTCAGTTACGGCGACTATCTGCGGGCGGGCGCCATCTCGCGTTTCTCGCCCGTCATGGAGTCGGTCATCGACCAGGCCAGGGCCGGAATGCCGGTCCTCGGGATCTGCAACGGCTTCCAGGTCCTGACCGAGACGCACCTGCTCCCCGGCGCGATGCTGCGCAACAACCACCTGCACTTCATCTGCCGCGACCAGAAGCTGCGGGTCGAGTCGGCCCTGACCGCCTGGACCGCCGACTACGAGGCGGGCCAGGAGATCTCCATCCCGCTGAAGAACATCGACGGACGCTACGTCGCCGACGAGCGCACCCTCGACATGCTGGAGGCCGAGGGCCGCGTCGCCTTCCGCTATCTGGACGTGAACCCGAACGGCTCGCTGCGCGACATCGCGGGCATCACGAACGAGGCGGGCAACGTCGTCGGTCTCATGCCGCACCCCGAGCACGCGGTGGAGCCGCTGATCGGGACCGGCCGCACGGACGGCCTGGGGTTCTTCACCTCGATCCTGAAGAAGCTGGTGGACGCCCGATGA
- a CDS encoding phosphoribosylaminoimidazolesuccinocarboxamide synthase, giving the protein MSGFVEKPEPLQVPGLVHLHTGKVRELYQNEAGDLVMVASDRMSAYDWVLPTEIPDKGRVLTQLSLWWFDQLADIAPNHVLSTELPPGAPADWEGRTLICKRLEMVPVECVARGYLTGSGLLEYNETRTVCGLALPEGLTDGSELPAPIFTPATKAAVGEHDENVSYEEVARQVGAETAAQLRQTTLAVYGRARDIARDRGVILADTKFEFGFEGDALVLADEVLTPDSSRFWPADTWQPGRAQPSFDKQFVRDWLTSAASGWDRHGELPPPPLPEDVVAATRAKYIEAYERLTGTAW; this is encoded by the coding sequence GTGTCCGGATTCGTCGAAAAGCCCGAGCCGCTCCAGGTTCCGGGCCTGGTGCATCTGCACACCGGCAAGGTGCGCGAGCTGTACCAGAACGAGGCGGGCGACCTCGTGATGGTCGCCAGCGACCGCATGTCCGCCTACGACTGGGTGCTGCCCACCGAGATCCCCGACAAGGGCCGGGTGCTCACCCAGCTGTCGCTGTGGTGGTTCGACCAGCTCGCCGACATCGCCCCGAACCACGTGCTCTCCACCGAGCTGCCGCCCGGCGCCCCCGCCGACTGGGAGGGGCGCACGCTGATCTGCAAGCGCCTGGAGATGGTGCCCGTCGAGTGCGTCGCCCGCGGCTATCTGACCGGTTCGGGCCTGCTGGAGTACAACGAGACCCGCACCGTCTGCGGCCTCGCGCTGCCCGAGGGCCTCACCGACGGCTCCGAGCTGCCCGCCCCGATCTTCACGCCCGCCACGAAGGCGGCGGTCGGCGAGCACGACGAGAACGTCTCGTACGAGGAGGTGGCCCGCCAGGTCGGCGCCGAGACGGCGGCCCAGCTGCGGCAGACCACCCTCGCCGTCTACGGCAGGGCCCGGGACATCGCGCGCGACCGGGGCGTGATCCTCGCTGACACGAAGTTCGAGTTCGGCTTCGAGGGCGACGCCCTGGTCCTCGCCGACGAGGTCCTGACGCCGGACTCGTCCCGCTTCTGGCCCGCCGACACCTGGCAGCCGGGCCGTGCCCAGCCGTCCTTCGACAAGCAGTTCGTCCGCGACTGGCTGACGTCGGCCGCGTCCGGCTGGGACCGCCACGGCGAGCTGCCGCCCCCGCCGCTGCCCGAGGACGTGGTGGCCGCGACCCGCGCCAAGTACATCGAGGCGTACGAGCGCCTCACCGGCACCGCCTGGTAG
- a CDS encoding N,N-dimethylformamidase beta subunit family domain-containing protein has product MGPEPIRRWESGALAHAVTDPFGQGPLPWLRGAEHYFDDTGQVVPWYVDHAPAPGATGPGHVPARRPGGGPRTADDVHRQIKGFTSTGAAAPGEALDFHITVDPPQQFSVDIYRIGHYGGDGAAKITTSPRLAGIVQPPPLTADRTVSCHHWWLSWRLQIPAYWNIGAYVAVLTTADGYRSHVPFTVRDSLVQGELGHAPSADLLVVLPDITWQAYNLYPEDGRTGASLYHAWDEHGRLLGEGEAAVTVSFDRPYAGAGLPLHVGHAYDFIRWAERYGYDLAYADARDLHAGRIDPTRYRGLVFPGHDEYWSAAMRRTAELARENGTSLVFLSANTMYWQVESGPSPSGVPDRLLTCRKRRGPGKAALWREIDAPEQQLMGIQYAGRVPEPHPLIVRNADHWLWEATGAHEGDGIDGLVAGEADRYFPRTALPEHQDRILLAHSPYEDGEGTVRHQETSLYRAPSGALVFASGTFAWSPALDRPGHIDARVQRATANLLDRICKRD; this is encoded by the coding sequence ATGGGACCGGAGCCGATCCGCCGCTGGGAGTCGGGCGCCCTCGCCCACGCCGTGACCGACCCCTTCGGCCAGGGCCCGCTGCCCTGGCTCCGGGGCGCGGAGCACTACTTCGACGACACGGGCCAGGTCGTCCCCTGGTACGTCGACCACGCCCCGGCGCCCGGCGCCACCGGGCCCGGCCACGTCCCGGCCCGGCGCCCCGGCGGCGGCCCCCGCACCGCCGACGACGTGCACCGCCAGATCAAGGGCTTCACCAGCACCGGCGCCGCCGCGCCGGGCGAGGCGCTCGACTTCCACATCACGGTCGACCCGCCGCAGCAGTTCAGCGTGGACATCTACCGCATCGGCCACTACGGCGGCGACGGCGCCGCGAAGATCACCACGAGCCCCCGCCTCGCGGGCATCGTGCAGCCCCCGCCGCTCACCGCCGACCGCACGGTCTCCTGCCACCACTGGTGGCTCTCCTGGCGCCTGCAGATCCCGGCGTACTGGAACATCGGCGCGTACGTCGCCGTCCTCACCACCGCCGACGGCTACCGCTCGCACGTGCCCTTCACCGTGCGCGACAGCCTCGTCCAGGGCGAGCTCGGGCACGCCCCGTCCGCCGACCTCCTGGTCGTGCTCCCCGACATCACCTGGCAGGCGTACAACCTCTACCCGGAGGACGGCCGCACCGGCGCCAGCCTCTACCACGCCTGGGACGAGCACGGGCGGCTCCTCGGCGAGGGCGAGGCCGCCGTCACCGTCTCCTTCGACCGGCCGTACGCGGGCGCGGGCCTGCCCCTGCACGTCGGCCACGCCTACGACTTCATCCGCTGGGCCGAGCGGTACGGCTACGACCTCGCCTACGCCGACGCCCGCGACCTGCACGCGGGCCGCATCGACCCCACCCGCTACCGCGGCCTGGTCTTCCCCGGCCACGACGAGTACTGGTCCGCCGCGATGCGCCGCACCGCCGAACTGGCCCGGGAGAACGGCACCTCGCTGGTCTTCCTCTCCGCCAACACCATGTACTGGCAGGTGGAGTCGGGCCCGTCCCCGTCCGGCGTCCCGGACCGCCTGCTGACCTGCCGCAAGCGCCGCGGCCCCGGCAAGGCCGCGCTGTGGCGGGAGATCGACGCCCCCGAGCAGCAGCTGATGGGCATCCAGTACGCGGGCCGGGTCCCCGAGCCGCACCCGCTGATCGTCCGCAACGCCGACCACTGGCTGTGGGAGGCCACCGGCGCGCACGAGGGCGACGGCATCGACGGCCTGGTCGCGGGCGAGGCCGACCGCTACTTCCCGCGCACGGCGCTGCCCGAGCACCAGGACCGCATCCTGCTCGCGCACTCCCCGTACGAGGACGGCGAGGGCACCGTCCGCCACCAGGAGACCTCCCTGTACCGGGCCCCGTCCGGCGCGCTCGTCTTCGCCTCGGGCACCTTCGCCTGGTCCCCGGCGCTCGACCGGCCCGGCCACATCGACGCCCGGGTGCAGCGCGCCACCGCCAACCTCCTCGACCGGATCTGCAAGCGCGACTGA
- a CDS encoding response regulator transcription factor, with the protein MTVRVLLADDEHLIRGALAALLSLEDDLAVVAEAASGPEALAMARAHRPDVAVLDLQMPGADGVSVATSLRDELPGCRVMIVTSHGRPGHLKRALAVGVRGFVPKTVSAQRLAEIIRTVHDGRRYVDQELAADAISAGDSPLTAREAEVLELAADGASVAEIAERASLSQGTVRNYLSSAVTKTGAENRHAAVRLARERGWV; encoded by the coding sequence GTGACCGTGCGCGTGCTGCTCGCCGACGACGAGCATCTGATCCGCGGCGCCCTCGCCGCCCTGCTCAGCCTGGAGGACGACCTCGCCGTCGTCGCGGAGGCCGCGTCCGGGCCCGAGGCGCTCGCCATGGCGCGGGCCCACCGGCCCGACGTGGCCGTGCTCGACCTCCAGATGCCGGGGGCGGACGGTGTGAGCGTGGCCACATCCCTGCGGGACGAACTCCCCGGCTGCCGGGTCATGATCGTGACCAGCCACGGCCGCCCCGGCCACCTCAAGCGGGCGCTCGCGGTCGGCGTGCGCGGGTTCGTGCCGAAGACGGTGAGCGCCCAGCGGCTCGCCGAGATCATCCGCACCGTGCACGACGGACGGCGGTACGTGGACCAGGAGTTGGCGGCCGACGCGATCTCCGCGGGGGACTCCCCGCTGACCGCCCGCGAGGCCGAGGTGCTCGAACTCGCCGCCGACGGCGCGTCCGTCGCGGAGATCGCCGAGCGCGCCTCGCTGTCCCAGGGAACGGTCCGGAACTACCTCTCGTCGGCGGTCACCAAGACCGGTGCCGAGAACCGGCACGCGGCAGTGCGTCTCGCCCGCGAGCGAGGTTGGGTATAG
- the purL gene encoding phosphoribosylformylglycinamidine synthase subunit PurL: MTLDTVKHAGETPETALPWAELGLKEDEYARIREILGRRPTGAELAMYSVMWSEHCSYKSSKVHLKQFGEKVPENDAMLVGIGENAGVVDVGQGYAVTFKVESHNHPSYIEPYQGAATGVGGIVRDILAMGARPVAVVDPLRFGAADHPDTKRVLPGVVAGIGGYGNCLGLPNIGGEAVFDACYQGNPLVNAGCIGVMKHEDIHLAKASGAGNKVILYGARTGGDGIGGVSVLASETFESTGPAKRPAVQVGDPFQEKLLIECTLEIFREKLVDGIQDLGGAGLSCATSELASAGSGGMRVELDTVPLRDATLSPEEILMSESQERMCAIVEPGKVDRFLEICEKWDVIATVIGEVTDGERLEIFWHGEQIVDVPPRTVAHEGPVYHRPYERPSWQDALQADDAGKLPRPATAEELKDQVLKVVASPNQASKAWITDQYDRFVQGNTVLAQPEDAGMVRIDEETNLGVAMATDGNGRYAKLDPYAGAQLALAESYRNVAASGARPLAISNCLNFGSPEDPAVMWQFAEATRGLADGCLALGTPVTGGNVSLYNQTGETAIHPTPVVAVLGVIDDVTRRTPIAFKEEGQLLYLLGDTGEEFGGSAWSQVVHDHLGGLPPKVDLERERLLAEILISASRDGMIDAAHDLSDGGLIQAVVESCLRGGNGARLVVPDTLSHSGSATGDAFTFLLSESAGRAVVSVPRSEELRFTDMCGARGLPATRVGVVDGDAVEVQGQFSLSLSELRAAHTETIPGLFA, translated from the coding sequence ATGACCCTCGACACCGTCAAGCACGCGGGGGAGACCCCCGAGACCGCGCTGCCCTGGGCCGAACTGGGCCTCAAGGAGGACGAGTACGCGCGCATCCGCGAGATCCTCGGCCGCCGCCCGACCGGTGCCGAGCTCGCCATGTACTCCGTCATGTGGTCCGAGCACTGCTCGTACAAGAGCAGCAAGGTCCATCTGAAGCAGTTCGGCGAGAAGGTCCCCGAGAACGACGCGATGCTCGTCGGCATCGGCGAGAACGCGGGCGTCGTCGACGTCGGCCAGGGCTACGCGGTCACCTTCAAGGTCGAGTCGCACAACCACCCCTCGTACATCGAGCCGTACCAGGGCGCCGCGACCGGCGTCGGCGGCATCGTGCGCGACATCCTCGCGATGGGCGCGCGCCCGGTCGCGGTCGTGGACCCGCTGCGCTTCGGCGCCGCCGACCACCCCGACACCAAGCGCGTCCTGCCCGGAGTGGTCGCGGGCATCGGCGGCTACGGCAACTGCCTGGGCCTGCCGAACATCGGCGGCGAGGCCGTCTTCGACGCCTGCTACCAGGGCAACCCGCTGGTCAACGCCGGCTGCATCGGCGTGATGAAGCACGAGGACATCCACCTGGCGAAGGCGTCCGGAGCGGGCAACAAGGTCATCCTGTACGGCGCCCGCACGGGCGGCGACGGCATCGGCGGCGTGTCCGTCCTGGCCTCGGAGACCTTCGAGTCCACCGGCCCCGCCAAGCGCCCGGCCGTGCAGGTCGGCGACCCCTTCCAGGAGAAGCTCCTCATCGAGTGCACCTTGGAGATCTTCAGGGAGAAGCTGGTCGACGGCATCCAGGACCTCGGCGGCGCCGGGCTCTCCTGCGCCACCAGCGAGCTGGCGTCCGCCGGTTCGGGCGGCATGCGCGTCGAGCTGGACACCGTGCCCCTGCGCGACGCGACGCTGTCTCCTGAGGAGATCCTCATGAGCGAGTCGCAGGAGCGCATGTGCGCGATCGTCGAGCCCGGCAAGGTCGACCGCTTCCTGGAGATCTGTGAGAAGTGGGACGTCATCGCGACCGTCATCGGTGAGGTGACGGACGGCGAGCGCCTGGAGATCTTCTGGCACGGCGAGCAGATCGTGGACGTCCCGCCGCGCACGGTCGCGCACGAGGGCCCGGTCTACCACCGCCCCTACGAGCGCCCCAGCTGGCAGGACGCCCTCCAGGCCGACGACGCGGGCAAGCTGCCGCGCCCGGCGACCGCCGAGGAGCTCAAGGACCAGGTCCTGAAGGTCGTGGCGTCCCCGAACCAGGCCTCCAAGGCGTGGATCACCGACCAGTACGACCGCTTCGTGCAGGGCAACACGGTGCTCGCCCAGCCCGAGGACGCGGGCATGGTCCGCATCGACGAGGAGACCAACCTCGGCGTCGCCATGGCCACCGACGGCAACGGCCGGTACGCGAAGCTCGACCCGTACGCGGGCGCGCAGCTCGCGCTCGCCGAGTCGTACCGCAACGTCGCGGCCTCCGGCGCCCGGCCGCTCGCCATCTCCAACTGCCTGAACTTCGGCTCCCCCGAGGACCCGGCCGTGATGTGGCAGTTCGCCGAGGCCACGCGCGGTCTGGCGGACGGCTGTCTGGCGCTGGGCACGCCGGTCACCGGCGGCAACGTCTCCCTGTACAACCAGACCGGCGAGACGGCGATCCACCCGACGCCCGTCGTGGCCGTGCTCGGCGTCATCGACGACGTCACGCGCCGCACGCCGATCGCGTTCAAGGAAGAGGGCCAGCTCCTCTACCTGCTCGGCGACACCGGCGAGGAGTTCGGCGGCTCGGCCTGGTCCCAGGTCGTCCACGACCACCTGGGCGGTCTGCCGCCCAAGGTCGACCTGGAGCGGGAGCGGCTGCTCGCCGAGATCCTGATCTCCGCCTCGCGCGACGGCATGATCGACGCCGCCCACGACCTGTCCGACGGCGGCCTCATCCAGGCGGTCGTGGAGTCCTGCCTGCGCGGTGGCAACGGCGCGCGGCTCGTCGTGCCCGACACGCTGTCCCATAGTGGCTCCGCCACGGGGGACGCGTTCACCTTCCTCCTCTCGGAGTCGGCGGGCCGCGCGGTCGTGTCCGTGCCGCGCAGCGAGGAGCTCCGCTTCACCGACATGTGCGGCGCCCGGGGGCTCCCGGCCACGCGCGTCGGTGTCGTGGACGGCGACGCCGTCGAGGTGCAGGGCCAGTTCTCGCTGTCCCTGAGCGAGCTGCGCGCGGCCCACACGGAGACGATCCCCGGGCTCTTCGCCTAG
- a CDS encoding Lsr2 family protein: protein MAQRVVVTLYDDIDGSEAAETVAFGLDGRSYEIDLNETNAEKLRKVLAPYLQAARKKSKSGKVYRHTAVTADPAAVRAWARSHQLDVPPRGRIPKKVYEAFEAAN, encoded by the coding sequence GTGGCGCAGCGTGTCGTGGTCACTCTCTATGACGACATCGACGGCTCAGAAGCGGCGGAAACGGTCGCCTTCGGTCTCGACGGAAGGTCGTACGAGATCGACCTCAACGAAACCAATGCCGAGAAACTTCGCAAGGTGCTGGCCCCCTACCTGCAGGCGGCCCGCAAGAAGTCGAAGTCCGGCAAGGTCTACCGGCACACGGCGGTGACGGCCGACCCGGCCGCCGTGCGCGCCTGGGCCCGCTCCCACCAGCTCGACGTGCCGCCCAGGGGCCGCATCCCGAAGAAGGTGTACGAGGCCTTCGAAGCCGCCAACTGA
- the purS gene encoding phosphoribosylformylglycinamidine synthase subunit PurS, translating to MARVVVDVMLKPEILDPQGQAVQRALPRLGFQGISDVRQGKRFELEVDGPVDDAALARIHEMAETFLANTVIEDFVVKVEATEASAGAQK from the coding sequence GTGGCACGCGTCGTAGTCGACGTCATGCTCAAGCCGGAGATCCTCGACCCCCAGGGACAGGCGGTGCAGCGTGCACTGCCGCGCCTCGGATTCCAGGGCATCTCCGATGTACGTCAGGGAAAGCGCTTCGAACTCGAAGTGGACGGGCCGGTGGACGACGCCGCGCTCGCCCGTATCCACGAGATGGCGGAAACCTTCCTCGCCAACACCGTGATCGAGGACTTCGTCGTAAAGGTGGAAGCCACCGAGGCATCCGCGGGGGCCCAGAAGTGA